ctaCTGATTACAATAAGGATTTCCAACCATGAAGTTAATCAgtgatttataaaacaaatttttgtaacCATAAACTGGGGGAAATGTACGGAGAATAGTAATAATgacattaatataaaaaaaaatcttcaaattaaaaacagaagtttgatcaattttttgtttaatagtaaGCTACTTGAGATTTTGACCCTCCCCCTCCCTGACTCCATAGAAGCTTTTGGCTCcaataaaaaattacaacaatagATTACTTAtaggagttgaaaccaatggttcttttcagaaccaccccaactcattagagatagttattacatggtattaccgcaaacctttgtATATCGTAtttctaccatgcaaagtttcaaatcctacgtaaCATATTACTTGACAACAATTAGCTAATCATACAACACAACATTTCTTCCGATGAtctgtattttttgtttctacAAATCCAGACGCGTCTGTTACCTACGGGATTCGTTTTCGATCATGCAAACAAACACAATACATTGATAGAAGTCTAAAAATACTTCACAGTGCTGTTTTGACTCCGATGCGACtgttggcttttttttttttagctgagTATTCTATATTTCCGACGGGTTGGCTCTAACAGAAAAGCGCATGGAATATCAAGTTTAAACTCAAGATTCTAACATGGCAATTTGGGGTTTGCTTTTGGGTGTGAATGTTCATGTTTCTCCCGACATGCGTTTGATTTTAAGTCTGGTTTTTGTAATGTAAAGTGGCTCATCACGGGGTCCGATTGAAATACCATTATGTGTATACTCGGCATTAAGATTAACCTCTCCGTCATCACAACCATCAAACCACCAGCCTCCCTGTGACCTATCGACGCAGTTTATCCCTTCGTCGCCATCGTTGTCTTTGTCGTATGTTGTGAACGGTTTGCCATTTGCAGACAAAATAGCACCACCTGAGTAAATAGAATAACATTAAGTTTGCACATTTTTTAGGTTGCATTTGGTTTGGAACAGCTTTGCCTAACATTTAAAAGTAatgttaaaaaaactgtttataAAAAGAGTGTTTGGTCCTGCCTAtcgttcattattttcttaaaagAGCATTTATGTCGGAATCTTGATAGAGTAGCGTTCGAATAGAAAAtgagtttttttaaacataaacaaGAACAAGTGTACGAGCCTGTGATTgaattgagaaagactctgcttacCGTTTTCGCAGTCCATTGATCCGTCAACTTGAATGGTGTAGTTTTCACCCGAGAGGCGAAAGTTACCCAATTTATAACTCCTCCACCGCCGATGAGTCGTTGACGAATTCCGAACTTTGACTTGAATCTCCCACTTGGTGTCTTGATCCTCAGTCAACTGACGGACCTTCTCATTTCCAAGCCAGAAACTCCCTGTACTCAGGTCACCAAAGCCCTTCTTGTACTCATCCCATCCGCGGGTGAAGTTCAAGTCACCACTTACACGCTTCTGGATAACCTTTAAAACCAAGCACACAGAACAACTAGGCATATCATCAAACTTAATTAACAAGTTTGTCCAAGGTTTGTGTGGTGATtaaacacattttgtgcaaataaTTCATTATTTTGTAACCGACATAAATAATAGGTCCACcatgtgtttatttattaacgTTGTCTGCACAAGAATACTTTAAAAGGACAATAGCCTACACCAAAAAGTCTATCAGCTTGTAAATTTTGTCTTGATCAAATTCAtcgattgttttttaatttgtggaaaattaaatAATGGGAGGCTCTGTGAAGAGAGTATTCATGAATTGATAATCGCTTTAATTTGGTGCGGATTTGATGTTGGTGGACTCAAATATTATCAGGTATTGACATTTTGGTCCGCCCACATGTTGACACGTTGACGTAAATATAATCACAGTAATGAATttaacacaattattttgtttaacaatttaTTTGACGTTTAAATATGAGTTAAATTCAAATTCTTATAAGAGACCACATTCTTTGAAATATTGAGCATGACAACTCTCAGCAACTGGAATATAAATGTGCTCCTAAGtctctttttgtgaaattgttgaTGGAGGAGGAACTTACAATCGATCCTTTCCAGTTTTTCATGTTGCAGTATACATCAAGGCCTCGTGGATACTTCGATGTGTAAATAGTGTAAACACCACTCATACTGGTAGAGTTAGCCTTTAAATAGTCTTGGCAATCGTAGTGTCTGGTCTCtatagaatgaaataaaaacattaaggaGGAAAACATAAACATCCTGGGCAACATCCGTGGATTACCACAGTCCATAAAGGCTGTATCACACTGTAGCGAttacgaaaacgataacgataacgacgctaaaggcccggtcacacaggcccggatataaacgagaacgaaaacgataacgataaaaatgcacgccctcgattggttgaatgagcgtggcgttttctgcgtggagcatttcaaccaatcgcgagcgtgcatttttatcgtgagaacgaaaacgagaacggtAACGAGAACggtaaaaatgcacgccctcgattcaTGGtggaaatgctccacgcagaaaacGCCAACGCTCATTCAACTAATCAAGGGCGTGATTTTTTATCGTTCTCTTTTtagttctcgttatcgagggtcgaggcctgtgtgaccccGCGTAAAGCGGGTTGGCTCTTAGATCGCTTTCAGCATCATaatgaagtttttgttttaactccgCAGGCTCAGAACAAATAATGTGGTCGTTTTCGAAACAACATATTTGGCTgtcggatatttataaagcgtGTGCTGTCCTTATAGTGGCTTCACACATAAGGGGAAAAGAAGCCGAAGTCCGCAAACCTGAGCTGTCGAAAATGGCATATGTCAAATTCTATGTTTATCTCGGTGCAACCCCACCAGTTGGAGCGAGTGCTCAAAACCATGCTCTTATCACGTCGAACAACCTGTTCGGTAGAAATGTGGGTTGTATGAACACCCTAAGGTGTACCTTTGATTCCTTTTTGTGTATCCATGAAACACCCAAACTGTAAAATTTTAACACCCCGGTTTTTGCAGTGGGGCAGAAGTACTCTCATCGGgtacaaacggttacaattattttgaagatttatttgtattttcttcTTGCGCAATCAGGATGAAACAGATAATATTTTAATATGCACCAATTTGGAATAAGGAACTCAttctattaaaatgtaaaataataagAGACATCCTACTCACCTGCACAGATAATTCCCATCCACTGTTTCGGGCATGTGCACATGCAGGTTGTTGCATCGAACGTCCCGCCGTTCTTACACTCAGTCAATGCACACTCtggaaataaatgtctcatGTTAATATTTTGCATGGTGAAACATCAGTAAAGTTTCTATCGGCATTGCAATGGGATTCCCTCCACAATTTCGACAATATTGTAAGTAGGCCTTGCACTGCCAAAACTGGGGTGTTCAATTGATTCTCTTGATCTATATGTGACAACACTGACACGGTGTTAATTTTACCAACGATAAAGTAACGGGGATAAATAACaccatgttggtgttgtcacatatagaTACCAGGAAAGTCAATTAagcaccccagtttttgcagtgtgggTGAGTCACGTTGGGGAGTTAAGTGTGATAGGATTTAAGAAAGCAACCAAAACCTGTCACGtttacagaacaagcaagaacaagcaagaggtgtgttataacagAACAAGCAGAAGTgtgttataacacacctcttgcttgttttgTATTCTGGTAGGCTGAAAcccttttttttccagatttctgttcttatctcacatttaagaccgagctgtgatataaaacacatattgactggcataattcggtgactatagtgtacgtctattccccctagGCCTCgagaaataggtcgctcttctggtcactcaaagtcccctcgtgggaatagacgtatactagtaaCCTCGTttccagtcaatatgtgtatattagttcatcccacgcgaccgtgtttcagccacccagaatacagaacaagcaagaggtgtgggATAGTTAGGGCTAGTTAGGGCTAGTGTGAATGGGTCTTAGATGTGTCACTCTGTGGAGTTATGACAACAGTTCAATATCGACTCATGCTGAGAAACTAAAGATACGAGTCACGCATTCATGGTTTATCAGATTCAATTGTTTTGGGTGAATAATTAGCCGAACCAAAGCAAGTAAAACTTCTCAAAATGGCCAGCAGCTAGTTGCTTCTCATCAACGGTTATTATAATCATTAATATTGGAGGTTTTACCAATTTATGTCCATACATGTAAACATTAAGATCATACTCACCAGCACAGGTGTTTCCCTTCCATTTCTCTGTGCAAGTACACTTGCAGGCAGATGTGTCACTGAGCGAGCCGCCATTCACACAATCTCCGGTAACCAATGCACACTCTGTATTAAAgtaacgttacagaattggtttttgctaacaaaacagttcctggcagtgtaagcactttatgtaatccatcatatacataaatgacaaacctgtagaagtttgagatcgatcggccatctgggtcatgagagaatagtgaaaacccgattacaaattttgcattgcatcgatgccaaaataaaaatgaataagaCGCTCACTgatcgataaactccaaacgcgaagttagattatttatttctcatcaaatatgacatttcagaaacatttcaagggatgttttcaactatcatcatcattagaccgtgttacgatttttgtttcttaccaattatgtaacgttcctttaatatacaaacaaaattatctcTCGAGCTTAAATtgtgaataaaattaaaaaattgtgttaACATAAATTGCCTGGAGCCTAGGCTGCAAGAAgttaatataaataaatgacAATCCCCGATAATTATTCAAAGAGATGGTTAGATTTTAAACATTTCATTGTGGATTATTTCAATTGTCGTTCGGCGGGGATTCAAGTTCTTTGTTATGGTGTTTAAATTATGGCGTAGGACTACATTTGTATTCCTTTTTGATATCTAAATGTCAATAcacatggtgtcaattttaacagtTCAGATTCTGCAGTGAGGTAGAAAGTATCCTCTTAAAGCATAGATGGTGAAATTGATTGAACATTTAGATTGTCCTACTTTGGTTTGTTTCGTGGCTTTAAAAACCACCCAGAGACTGTGCAGCAGCCCAGGGGCTGCTGCATTAAttccttgttattttgagttttgtttacaaaagagatGGCAGTTTTGACACATTGCATGGTGCATCAGTAAAGTTTCTATCGGCTGTGAAAAGGGAGCATTGCAATAGGATTCCCTTCACAATTACATCAATTGAAGTGGGTCTTTGGTGTGTCACTCTGAGGAGCTAAAGGGTTATGGTTGGAGAATCAACACAAGCCTGTCAGGGTTGGGGTACCAACCGCATCACTGGCCGTCGCATTCATTCGCAAACGGGCACTGCAACCCTCAGAAAACattcttgttgttgtttttttgttttttttagattCAAACGTTTGTTGTGAACAAAATCCAAACCAAACCATTAAGTAAAATTTCCCTAAATGGTCAGCACCTCAATGTTCCTCACCAAAAGCGATGAAGATCATATTCACCAGTACAGGTGTTTCCTGTCcaatatatgcatttcataacaaacggtttcaaacgcttttcaaagaccaaatcgcccgatccaaggcaacgtgttccttctaACCCGGTGTGgtggtttcagtcttccgccgtgttcggttttccgggtgacgtagccggacaGTTCaccacgttgttcgaacggtttaagctttccggcgtgttcagttttccggatGACGTAGCCAGACAAAAATACcaccgcgagtaccctggcgagtactgtagttctctcagtgaccccaaattgtttattattacgattcttttctgtttagtcacattctcttgccccatctttacacGTATATATGCGTACAACTTTAAGCAGCTCACACTACTTGTGCCACACCAAAttctctcatacgatccacgcgttcaccgctcgttgtactcgtggacgccgccatgacagctaccggagagtaacacggatgactcaatacagcactaaaaatttaccaattttgcttgctgtgcgcagg
Above is a genomic segment from Asterias amurensis chromosome 6, ASM3211899v1 containing:
- the LOC139938964 gene encoding angiopoietin-4-like, with amino-acid sequence MHSTQWVCFITAVGIVSLMGFATVTAFGCSFGREPDPQENGIIRWVMPLNHRLRCQCTSIYPGGMNTYTPERGFYPFYTDHPLFTDLDTEIFNFFDCENCSLTCVNGGKFIDDPCHCSCAQNWTGKTCTECALTECKNGGTFDATTCMCTCPKQWMGIICAETRHYDCQDYLKANSTSMSGVYTIYTSKYPRGLDVYCNMKNWKGSIVIQKRVSGDLNFTRGWDEYKKGFGDLSTGSFWLGNEKVRQLTEDQDTKWEIQVKVRNSSTTHRRWRSYKLGNFRLSGENYTIQVDGSMDCENGKQSGAILSANGKPFTTYDKDNDGDEGINCVDRSQGGWWFDGCDDGEVNLNAEYTHNGISIGPRDEPLYITKTRLKIKRMSGET